In Arthrobacter alpinus, a single window of DNA contains:
- a CDS encoding peptidoglycan D,D-transpeptidase FtsI family protein: MAAVAQKPTQSARGATAQQLNKVGRTRMRGGFILMMAFLLLIAGRLVMVQGLDVGNMAQAAENQRTVEQTLPAVRGKIIDAKGNVLAESIIRFDITVAQNNLAEVEDFEHREVNPDTGEVTKTVYTKDQGLAQLAGVLGLTFEDVKKKATGTANFNYIARDVSPLVEKKVAELGIPGIYPQTITKRVYPMGAVGGPIVGFLDSDGTPLAGIEQTMDKQLTGTDGKRTFQAGKNGIIIPTAPVRTEPAIDGQTVKLTIDQDIQYYAQQAAQQQKEQYSADWASISVIEAKTGKVIALADSDSYDPNDVGASQEANIGSRTVSSVVEPGSTSKIMTAAALVQEGLATPQSQFLVPPTLTVDGQTFSDSFVHGTEKRTLSGIIADSMNTGTVMAGSKLSLQQRYDYMRKFGVGEKTGIPLPGESPGILADWRNWDGRQQYTVLFGQGVAQTPLQTTMVFQTIANNGVRLKPALIDSFTHADGTVDTVPQAPGVEVVSPATAQDARDMLEGVVTMTDYKVVNIPGYRTGGKTGTSEAPADNGVGFDGYTSSFIGMAPMDDPKYVVGITVQRPKGSIYGVTQGYTFNQVMGQVLRSYDVPPSTTPPVKLPKFYE; encoded by the coding sequence ATGGCAGCAGTGGCACAGAAACCCACCCAGTCAGCACGTGGTGCAACTGCACAGCAACTGAACAAGGTTGGCCGCACGCGCATGCGCGGTGGCTTCATCCTGATGATGGCCTTCTTGTTGCTCATTGCCGGCCGGCTTGTCATGGTGCAGGGACTAGACGTGGGCAATATGGCCCAGGCTGCAGAGAATCAGCGCACCGTTGAACAGACGCTGCCGGCCGTTCGCGGCAAAATCATCGATGCAAAAGGAAACGTTCTCGCCGAGAGCATCATTCGCTTTGACATCACCGTGGCCCAAAACAATCTGGCCGAGGTGGAAGACTTTGAACACCGCGAGGTAAACCCGGACACGGGTGAGGTTACGAAGACCGTCTATACAAAGGATCAGGGCTTGGCCCAGTTGGCCGGTGTTCTGGGGCTGACATTCGAAGACGTCAAGAAGAAAGCAACCGGAACAGCAAACTTCAACTACATTGCCAGGGATGTCAGTCCCTTGGTGGAGAAGAAGGTAGCCGAGCTCGGTATTCCGGGCATCTACCCGCAAACCATCACCAAACGCGTTTATCCCATGGGCGCCGTGGGAGGCCCGATTGTGGGTTTCCTCGACTCGGACGGAACACCACTGGCCGGCATTGAGCAGACCATGGACAAGCAGCTCACCGGAACCGACGGAAAACGCACCTTCCAGGCCGGCAAGAACGGCATCATTATTCCCACGGCACCGGTGCGCACCGAACCGGCCATTGACGGCCAAACGGTCAAGCTCACCATTGACCAAGACATCCAGTACTACGCGCAGCAAGCCGCCCAGCAACAAAAAGAACAGTACAGCGCAGACTGGGCCAGCATCAGCGTCATCGAGGCCAAGACAGGCAAGGTCATTGCCCTCGCCGACAGCGATTCCTACGATCCAAATGACGTGGGTGCCTCGCAGGAAGCCAATATTGGATCACGAACCGTCAGCTCCGTTGTGGAACCGGGCTCGACCAGCAAGATCATGACGGCAGCGGCCCTGGTTCAGGAAGGGCTTGCCACGCCGCAGAGCCAGTTCCTTGTGCCTCCAACCCTGACCGTTGACGGGCAGACGTTCTCCGACTCCTTTGTTCATGGAACAGAAAAGCGAACCTTGTCCGGCATCATCGCCGATTCCATGAACACCGGCACCGTCATGGCCGGTTCAAAGCTCAGCCTGCAACAACGCTATGACTACATGCGCAAGTTTGGCGTTGGCGAAAAGACCGGCATCCCGCTCCCTGGTGAGAGTCCCGGTATTTTGGCCGATTGGCGGAATTGGGATGGCCGCCAACAGTACACGGTGCTGTTCGGCCAGGGTGTGGCGCAAACGCCGTTGCAGACAACCATGGTCTTCCAGACCATCGCCAACAACGGCGTTCGGCTCAAGCCGGCCTTGATCGATTCATTCACCCACGCAGACGGCACCGTGGACACGGTGCCGCAAGCCCCCGGGGTGGAAGTTGTCAGCCCGGCAACCGCGCAAGACGCCAGGGACATGCTGGAGGGCGTGGTGACCATGACCGATTACAAGGTTGTCAACATTCCCGGCTACCGCACCGGTGGCAAGACAGGGACCTCGGAGGCGCCCGCCGACAATGGCGTGGGCTTTGACGGCTACACCTCATCCTTCATTGGCATGGCCCCCATGGATGATCCCAAGTATGTGGTGGGTATTACGGTCCAACGCCCCAAGGGAAGCATCTATGGCGTCACGCAGGGGTATACGTTTAATCAGGTGATGGGACAGGTCCTGCGCAGCTACGATGTGCCGCCGTCCACCACCCCTCCGGTCAAGTTGCCGAAGTTCTACGAGTAG